Within Coffea arabica cultivar ET-39 chromosome 4e, Coffea Arabica ET-39 HiFi, whole genome shotgun sequence, the genomic segment AGTTTCCCTGCATATGAGACGAAAATTTAGTTGGATAAATGGATGGATTGCAAAGCAGCATAGAAAGAGGAGCAGCCTAACAAGTGCAGTCAGTTATAACTAGTAATAAATCCCATTGTCATTTACTAGCACCAACAAAAAGCTTAATCGTTGTTAACTACTGAATGACATGGCAGTTTCCTTAGTACAGATGATAATGTTAAGCatctttggaaaagaaaagctaAGAGGTGCAATCCTGCAACTGCCACCTGGGGTCCATGAATaatctttctttgttttgggaTGGGCTGGGGGCGGGGATAGAGGATGGGGACAGACAAAATACCATCTACAATGCCCCATAAAGGTGCAAACTGGAGCTAAGAGCCAAATTTTCTTCAACTGTTACAAGCACAGGCTCGAGTCAATACATCTCTGGCTTAAGCAAGTCTGTCTCAACCataaaaatgcacaaaatcgtATGCTTAGTCAGATGCCAAGTTTAGGTGCAAGCATCATCTACACCTCTTATTCACAGGCTTGAGTCACTACATCTCTGACTTCAGCAAGCCTGTCTCAAGCATACTATTACACAGGATTTTTAGCTTATTTGGATGCCAAGTTTATGTGCAGTTATCATCTACACCTGTtagtgacaaaaaaaatttttttaaatcaacttGGCTGCAGAAGAAATTGGAGCTTATATGTAACAATGGAGTAGGTCTAAGTTGCAATTGACGTTAGACTATGAGCATCCCTTTTTACTTGTTTAGCATGTATGCATCACACATTCACCAGAATTTTCTGTTCCATCTATTTTCTGATTATATTAATGTGCACCAATCAATTCCTGCAATTCAAATTTGCCACTGCACTGGCTGAGGCATAACAGGACCGCAGAAACAGGATGCTAACTTCTGCTTGGCAGTTGGGGGTGGAAGGGTGTGGGGAGGGgtaggaaaattaaaaaaaaaaaaaaaggatatccAATTCCTTGACAACATTAGTACACTTAAACACTATTAGGGCTaatattggaaaatttggacATAATGTAATATTCCAAGCAGTCTTTAAGGTACTTTCTCAAACAACTATGTCGCTCTTATTGTGCAATTTCGCATAAAACCAGCTCAAATATTGTAATTACCCAACCAATGAGCCTCAACTATGACTCAAAAGCTTATATTCAAGTTTATGACAGTGGTGCATTTCTGTGTCTGTATGGGCCTTTTAAACAACCATCAAAAATTCATGGCAAGGGTGTCCTATCATACAACTTGAAACGTAACAATAGAAGCTTCACTCTAAATGCATGTGAAACTGAGcatgaacacaacattatatttgcaatgactgaatgtaacatgctcAGGAATGTTAAAATACTTTTTCGGAAGAAACCCTGAATAAAGATCCAATAAAAAAGTTTCCAGAGTTAGCACAGATAAGGAGGAAGACACAAAATTGAAGAGTAAACCAAGTTTATTACCTTCTAAAGAGACCTCCCCGTCAACAAGCCCTAGAAGTGAGAAGGACACTTTGTTTCTCACTATATCAGGAGCTTCAACAACCTGAatcatttcttttgttttgaagAATAAGCGGCCAATTGCACTCCTATAGCCTCCTCCTGGTGATGTAGGGTTCGAACAATACACAACATCCCACTCTGCAAAGAACTTGGCTCATTATTTGCACATTCAAATGTTACATTCTTAATcagaaaatatcaaaattaaatTCTTTCTGCTTATTTATTTTCCTACTGCTACAATAATAATAGTAAAATATGCATCAGAATCCAAACCAACTAAATGGACAAGTGGCACGTGTAAATGCATGAATACCATACAACAGAGGACATACATCAGCTGTTCGTACAAATAACACATCAACAAGGATCATTTACCTCCGAAAATAAGAGGGCATTTTACTGGCTCATCCACACAATACTGCTGCAAATCACGGGCTACTTCAGCAACTTTATCATGCTCATTCCTCATCAGCAATACACCCCTGTCTGTTTGCATAACCTATCATGTAATAAGACTTGTATTGACCTCATAATGAGCAACTGCAGAATGTTTAATTGTAGTAAACAAGAGGAAAATAGTTCTGTCACAAAAACACTGATATCGATATTCATTCAAATATCCACCATGCATAATAAACTTTACTTCTTATTTGATTAAAATCAATCAAATACAAGACAATGAACTTTTAGTAGcactcaaaaatttttttccctGCACTAAACTAATCTAAAATTCTAATAGAACCATTAGTCTTATATTCAACCCTGGATCTAAAAATTCAATCTTGCACAAGACTGTGCCAATCCTGAAGTTAATTTAGGTAAGTTTCCAaaataaagaattttttttaaagcgatacatttccatttccttcttccttttattcttttttctcttcttattccCCATCCTTGAGATTGAAGTATTAAACCATCTTTGACAAATTCATAATCCATATATTCATACAACTACCTAAAGAAAATGACCATACGctataaaatctccaagcagtGGCCAAAACTCAATTAACCAAATCAACTCTGCAAATTATTgagcaaaaaagaaagaaaaaacaaatacaGCCCAAGAATGCCAATTCATCCTTTAAACTAAGACAAAGAAATTGAATAAATTATACACTATCATAGCACAAACCTTGGAAAGAATGGAGGCCACAAGGTCATCTGGCTTGGCTGATGACAAAGGCGCTGCAGTTGACAAAGAAGCGTGAATGCGACCAGCGCCTCTCTGGTACAACGGCAAAACCTTCAAACTTTTATTTGATCGGACGAGCTGCAGCCGGGGAGCTCTGATGACAGCAGCAGAAGCAGGCGTCAAAGCACAAGCAGTCGCCATTGAACCTTATTCTATATATTTTGTCGATAtttttcacttctttttccCATGTTATTCTTCTAGTGGTCGAATGGAGTGAAGCAAATCAGGAACGGGGCCCACTTGAAATCCGTTTTGTGGATGTGATGGTGCCACGTCGGCTGGCAATGTtccattttattaaattttttttttgggatgttCGGTCCGCATTTGGAcctaaaatttaattttctagtagggaaaagaaaaaggccaaaaaaaaaaaaaccaaaatataGACCAAGTGGTTTTAGCTCACTCCTTCAAGGACCCATGCTGAGAAGCGCTTTGTAGCTAACACTCGCTTACACGCTTCTTCTCTTAAGTCCGAATTCTTCTCGACCGATCTCTCCCCCTTGAGATCTACTGCGTTTCTCTGCTCCCTGGGGAACTCAGACTTCAATCCCTCGGCTTCTTTCCTCAGCTGTCTGTGCTGGGTCACAGCACCACCGCCGGCAACTAAACGGCGGCAGGACTCATCTGAACTTCCGTCAGTGCCAATACTCTCTTTAGTTATAAATTCATACGCACGTCTCCACAGATCAATACATACGTGTTGTGTATATAGACAGAAGGATAGGAAATATCGAAAAGAACAGAGAAATTAGGGCTAGTGAACTGTGATGAAGCTGTTAAGATTTGCGTTTGCTATAGCTTTAGCTTCTGGATTGACGGCTATTCTTATCTACTTCAATGGCCTTATCTACATCAATGGCGTCTCCTTCCAAAGTACTCAATGAATGATCCTCTCTGTGGTTCGCTTTCTTAATTTATGTTTTTTAATTGTTGATTAATTTCTGTGTAAATGGATGGATACAGATGCTGCAATTCATCTGTCGGACAAGGATGTGGAGGCTTTACGCAATTTGCGAACTACATTCCAGAAATGTGTGGttagttcttcttcttcttttttaattaaaagTTCTAGGAACGCaagtcttattttttatttttaaaattttcgtGTTTTTCGTccttctttttgtgtttttgtggGGAGTGTTGTTAAATTCTATTTGGCTGGGATATAAAGACTAAATTTCTGGGAACTGGAATCGACCATGGCAAATAATGGTCTTGGCTTGTGGAAAAAGCTTAAATAGTCAACAGGAAGAAACTTTTGATGCTGCAGTCGTATTCTATTGTTGTTGGGAGATTTTGTTgtgttttctatgatttatgAGTTGAAGTAGTAGAGCTTATCATGTGTATGAACATGCATTTGTGTATACATAAGTATACATTTACATAGTAATTGCATATCTACCATTGCTTGAGTGAGAATTTTGTCAGTCTTTTTTGGATTTCCAAGTTGATTTTGTTTTTCAATTGTACACAATGTGTATCTTTCTTGTTCTTTGATTTCATGCTCTGATATGTCTGTTGTTTGGTCATTGATTTTATGCTTCAATATAGATTTTTTGTTCCTTAATTTCACACTTTGTAGCTTTTGGTCATTGATCAAGTGATTTGCATTTTCTCAACATACACCATGAGCATCTTTGTTGTTCTTTAGCACAATGCCTTTTAATTTCCGTAGCTTGAATATTTGGCCTGTGGTCAATGTATACTGATGATATTTTCATGAGTTATTACATCTTTTAAGCTTTTGTGGACATGAAATACTCGAACCTGTCCTAAGTTTCTCAGAGTTTAAGTTTGAATGCATAAGTAACTGATATTGTATCCTATGTAGAAAAACTATGTTCCTAGGATCAGGGGAGAAGTAAATATTGCCAAATATGGTTAAAAAACACATAATGGAAATGTTTTATTGTAGAATAAAAAGATGGTCTTGAAAAAGATAGTGTGTAATGATCCAGAAATGGATAAAACCAGATAAGTTAGAAAAATATCTTTAATTGAAATGGTATATGCATGATTTAAATCTGAAAAGATCTGCTTGGAAAATTTCATCAGTATAACCAACTCTGAAAAAAGCCTGGCTTGTGGTGCCAATCTCTCATTGTTTTTGACAGATTTAAAATTTGGTAGATAGGATCTACATATataaatacacacacacacatgcatatatatatatatgtatgtatgtatgtgtatatatgtatgtatgtatgtatgtatgtatgtatatgtatgtgtgtgtgtgtgtgtatactCCCAGATCCACATGGTGTTGATGTAAGATCATGGTTGGATATCCATTGTTTTTTGGGTTTTCTAAACTTGAGTTAGCAATTTTTGCCCTTATGTTTCTGTGGAGAACTTGGAAAATGCCTAAAATATGCTTTCTTGCTATCTTCTAACTATCAAATAATGCCTCTTCGATTTACTCATCAGACTAATTGTCCATGCAGAGTGCTAATGGATTAGGATTAGAAGCTCTCAGTGGCAGGGGTTACTGTGATGTTACACTAAGATTTCCTAGTGACACTCTTCCCAAATGGGTAGGTCCCTTCATTTTGCTAACAATTGTCTATCTTTCGTCCGATCCTTGGATATTTTCAGTGCATGGTCTCTTCGGAGTTCAGCTATACTGTAACTGAAAAAGTTTTGACAGTGACAAGACAGCTCCATGATCCTATCTTAAGGGCACTAAATTTTTTATAAGACCTCGACGAGATAGTTTTGTATTTGTATATACGGAAACAGTGCCTACTGCAGAAAGAACGGAAACTGAATTTGTTGTAGTTTGATATGCTATCTTGGTAGCTAATTTTGGCTTTTTGATGGATAATTGAACAGAAAGATCCAAAAACAGGGGAACTTGAAGGCTTGTCATTTGAGTTTAATTTATGTGAAGCTGTGGCTACATGGGAACAGGTCAGTATTTATGCGTAATTGTCTGTGATTCATTTTTCTGTGTTGTTTCTCAGATACAAGCTTTGAAATCATTATAGAGTCCTTTCAGAACATGCACAATTAATCACTTACGGAGATATGTCACGGGGAAAAGGTCAAGATGAGCATATGACTGTAATACTTTACAAGCGACAACTGGAAGAGTGCACAAAACCCTCTTAAGTTACTTTTAACTGGCGAGAATTCCTACAATTCTATAAAACGTTGATGCAGTACAACATGGAAAATGAACATAACATGCAGATAAAAACTAACCCATCTCAGTGTTCTTGAAGATAGTCAACTCTTACCCAAAAGTTACactaaattttctgttttctttagTTATAGGACTAGTCACAACTGCATGAAAATCATATTGGGAGCATTCGGCTTATAATTTCTTCAGCTTTTGAACCATTAAGATTGTTACTCACCATTATTTTCCAAGTGTATCAATTAACTCCTTTAGCTTAAAAGTCAAATTTTTTTCCTATGTTCTTTGGCTTATCCTTGTCAAGTTGACCTAAAAGATGTTTTATTTAGATTGTTTGGAGTGCTATTTATGTGCTAccatttatttgttatttaGTGAGATGACTTGCTCAGGTTAGGAACAGCACCACAATACTTACGAGAGAGTTCATTGATGCTTTACCGAATGGATGGAAGGAGTATGCCTGGCGGAGGATCAACAAAGGAATTCTTTTGTAAGTATCTTTAGATTATCGAACTTATAGAAGGATAACCAGCAAGTCAAGGAAAGAAATATGGTGATTAGACATGGATATCAATCTAAAGTGGTGTTGCTGTTCTTCAATGTTGTAGCAATTGTAATATGTCATTAGGAATGAAAATGAGTGGTGTAGATATATGTATTATTGAGTGTGCATGGATGTAAAACTACCTTCAAGCAATTAATTTGATTTAGCAATAAAAAACATTTATAGTTGCATCAATAGCATGAAATTATTCTGATCTTCCCTTGGAACTTCATAAGATGCTTGTATTCTGTTCTCTCCAGTAATGCTTGTAAAATCTGTTAAAGGATCATACTTTCCCGGTTCTTTCTTACCTAACAAGAGATAAGTTTAGAGAATCTCTAACCTTTGGAATGGAACAATTAGAAATTAATAGGAAGGTTAGATCATGATGGAAAACTTCAAGTTCCTCTGCAAGTGCTTATTCAACATTATATACCTTGTCGTATGGGTAAATAATGCTTTTTGTGTTATGCTGGTCATGTAAACTCCAATTTCTTCATGTCTTCTCTCACAGAAATCAATGTGCAAATAGAACACTCTGTGAGGAGAAACTTTCTTTGGTGCTTCCTGAAAGACCGCCCTATTTGCCAAGGCAGTTTGGCAGCTGTGCTGTCATTGGTAATTCTGGAGATCTATTGAAGACCAAATTTGGCAAGGAAATCGATGGTTATGATGCTGTTGTCAGGGAGAATGGAGCCCCAATCCAGGTTTGTATAGCTACCTTGTGGATTTTATCCACTTTTGTTGGTATTTTTGTGTTGTCAACTGGTTAATAAAGTGCTAGCTAATACATTCTATTGTTGTTGATCTGCAGAACTTTACAGAATATGTGGGTACAAAAAGTACATTTCGTCTTCTGAATAGAGGATCTGCCAAAGCCCTTGATAAAGTCGCAGAATTATATGGTATTTACTTTGTTCTGCTCTCTGCACGGgcctttttgtttttatttcccTCTGCTATTTGCAACTAACTAAAGATTTTGACCATGCAGAGAGAGGAAAGGAGGTTCTCATAATCAAAACAACGATACATGACATCATGAACAAAATGATTCGGGTTTGTACATTTTCTCTTTCAATTAAAACAACTTCTGGTTTGACTTTCTAATATAAATAACATTGGAGTTGTCATCTGTGGAGGTGGATTTGGATGGAGGAATGCTGTTTATCTTTTAAACTTTAGGGGTCTGATGTCACATGAGGAATAATTTATGTATGGGACAAATGGCATGCGATTGTGATGTGACTAATTATATTTAAGTGTATGTGTGGGACTAATGCATGTGACTGATTAATAAATACACTTTGAGTAAAGGTGCTGTTCTTGTTATGAGAACTAATTAGCTTGAGTATAATGATGGCAGCTGTGCTACCTAAAAGAAGACGAATGTCAAGTTCTTCAATTATGAGAATCTTGACAATGATGGTATTGACTACCAATTGTTTGTTGAAGTGGTTTATATCTTAAAAGGACTCAGGTTTTCTGAGGAAGTAACCTTCTGAAAGATGCCCTAGAAAATGATAAAGCTATTTGACATTATGGATTTGATGTTTTGCCCtctggaaattttttatgattGGAATATGTTTGATATCATGACTGTAAAGTTAAAGTGTCTTTAAGATGCCAATCTTACAGATTATAAAGAACAGTGAAAGTCACACAACGAGATGTTTGTGTACATTAATTTCTGCATTTGTACAAGGTGGAtgaatggattgcatttttaaTTTCTCTTATCTAATTTTGCATTTTTAAATGGAataa encodes:
- the LOC113740606 gene encoding probable plastid-lipid-associated protein 8, chloroplastic isoform X1; protein product: MATACALTPASAAVIRAPRLQLVRSNKSLKVLPLYQRGAGRIHASLSTAAPLSSAKPDDLVASILSKVMQTDRGVLLMRNEHDKVAEVARDLQQYCVDEPVKCPLIFGEWDVVYCSNPTSPGGGYRSAIGRLFFKTKEMIQVVEAPDIVRNKVSFSLLGLVDGEVSLEGKLNVLDEKWIQVVFDAPELKFGGLEFRYGGQSEVKLEITYIDEKIRLGKGSRGSLFVFQRRK
- the LOC113742911 gene encoding sialyltransferase-like protein 2 isoform X2; this encodes MKLLRFAFAIALASGLTAILIYFNGLIYINGVSFQNAAIHLSDKDVEALRNLRTTFQKCVSANGLGLEALSGRGYCDVTLRFPSDTLPKWKDPKTGELEGLSFEFNLCEAVATWEQVRNSTTILTREFIDALPNGWKEYAWRRINKGILLNQCANRTLCEEKLSLVLPERPPYLPRQFGSCAVIGNSGDLLKTKFGKEIDGYDAVVRENGAPIQNFTEYVGTKSTFRLLNRGSAKALDKVAELYERGKEVLIIKTTIHDIMNKMIREVPILNPIYLMLGASFGSAAKGTGLKALEFALSICDSVDMYGFTVDPGYKEWTRYFSESRQGHTPLQGRAYYQMMECLGLIRIHSPMRANPNRAVKWVPDRRLILAARIASEKLLSFRTCWKKMMEGISIFLVKWLSTGLLLFV
- the LOC113740606 gene encoding probable plastid-lipid-associated protein 8, chloroplastic isoform X3, giving the protein MATACALTPASAAVIRAPRLQLVRSNKSLKVLPLYQRGAGRIHASLSTAAPLSSAKPDDLVASILSKVMQTDRGVLLMRNEHDKVAEVARDLQQYCVDEPVKCPLIFGEWDVVYCSNPTSPGGGYRSAIGRLFFKTKEMIQVVEAPDIVRNKVSFSLLGLVDGEVSLEGKLNVLDEKWIQVVFDAPELKFGGLEFRYGGQSEKDSIH
- the LOC113742911 gene encoding sialyltransferase-like protein 2 isoform X1 produces the protein MKLLRFAFAIALASGLTAILIYFNGLIYINGVSFQNAAIHLSDKDVEALRNLRTTFQKCVSANGLGLEALSGRGYCDVTLRFPSDTLPKWKDPKTGELEGLSFEFNLCEAVATWEQVRNSTTILTREFIDALPNGWKEYAWRRINKGILLNQCANRTLCEEKLSLVLPERPPYLPRQFGSCAVIGNSGDLLKTKFGKEIDGYDAVVRENGAPIQNFTEYVGTKSTFRLLNRGSAKALDKVAELYERGKEVLIIKTTIHDIMNKMIREVPILNPIYLMLGASFGSAAKGTGLKALEFALSICDSVDMYGFTVDPGYKEWTRYFSESRQGHTPLQGRAYYQMMECLGLIRIHSPMRANPNRAVKWVPDRRLILAARIASEKLLRRVGAGSGDPLSGCSIIKKQSSRKATRDLSIRSAVIEHQKYAKATTMYPLEHNPGHGLLCTVPRD
- the LOC113740606 gene encoding probable plastid-lipid-associated protein 8, chloroplastic isoform X2, translated to MATACALTPASAAVIRAPRLQLVRSNKSLKVLPLYQRGAGRIHASLSTAAPLSSAKPDDLVASILSKVMQTDRGVLLMRNEHDKVAEVARDLQQYCVDEPVKCPLIFGEWDVVYCSNPTSPGGGYRSAIGRLFFKTKEMIQVVEAPDIVRNKVSFSLLGLVDGEVSLEGKLNVLDEKWIQVVFDAPELKFGGLEFRYGGQSEGISAERQHSLSQDRLLVSLRCA